GCTGCGACATCAGCGCAAGTATTTATTGTGATGCGCATTACACTTGGAACTTGAAGCATATGCTAGGCCATGTCGCTCGGCCTGAAGGGCGACGAATGCGACGACGCGAGTTCATTGTACTTTCAGTGGGCGCGGCCGTTGGCTGGCCGTTGGCCTCGTGCACGCAGCAGGCGACGGGCATGCGTCGTGTTGCGTTCCTCCATCCATACCTCGAGAACGATAGCGAAGTGCTGACCCGCGTCATTGCGTTTCGGGAGGGGCTCGAGGCGCTCGGGTGGATCGAGAACCGCAATATTCGAATTGAGCATCGATATACCGGCGGAGATCTGGGCCGAATCCGAGCCTACGCGACGGAGCTGGTGCGTTCGGCGCCGGACCTCATCGTCGGAAGCGGGACGCCAATCACCGCAGCACTGAAAGAAGCGACCAGCACCATTCCGATCGTATTCAACCTCGTCAACGATCCGGTCGGACAGGGTTTCGTGGCAAGCCTGTCGCGGCCGGGCGGCAACATCACCGGCTTCACCTTCATCGATTTCCTATTGATCGGGAAATGGATGGAGATGATTAAGGAGATTGCTCCCGGGGTCAGACATGTAGCGCTCATCTTCAATCCCGACACGACGCCTTTTTACCCGGCATTCCTGCGCGAACTCGAAGCGGCCCGCACATCGCTCGCCCTCGAGCTCTCCGCATCTCCTGTGCACGACGAGGCGGAGGTGGAGGCAGCCATCACGGCGCTCGCACGCGAGCCTGGCGGCGCTCTGATCGTTGCACCGGACGCATTCATCAACAATCACCGACGGGTGGTCATTACATTGACGGAACGACGAAGACTTCCTGCGATATACGGCTTCCGGCAGTTCACTGCGGAAGGGGCACTGATTTCCTATGGACCGAATACTGCCGACATAGTCCGACGCTCGGCTGGGTACGTCGATCGTATCCTCAAAGGTGAAAGACCGGCCGACCTTCCGGTGCAGGCGCCGACGAAATACGAGTTAGTCATCAATCTCAAAACTGCGAAAGCGCTTGGCATTGCACCAGCTCCTGAGCTGCTCGCTCGCGCCGCCGGGGTAATCCAATAGAACTTCTTTGTTGCGGTGCATGAGTCCGCGCCTGGCCCATCAATTGCGCACTCGGCCGGGACGACACCGGAGAGTGTGCAACGCCTACGCGTGCCCGGCCTCGTTCGAGAGCATGCCGGGATCGATGCCGATCTTGCGCAAGGCGCGGGCGTACTTGTCATCGACGTCGTCGCCGAAGATCAGGTCCGCATCCGCATCGCAATGCAGCCAGCCGTTGCTCTGGATCTCGGTCTCGAGCTGACCCGGCGCCCAGCCGGCATAGCCGAGCGCGAGGATGGCATGCTTCGGGCCGGAGCCGTTGGCGATCGCGCGCAGGATGTCGACGGTCGCTGTGAGGCAGACGCCGTCA
This region of Bradyrhizobium sp. CCGUVB1N3 genomic DNA includes:
- a CDS encoding ABC transporter substrate-binding protein; amino-acid sequence: MRRVAFLHPYLENDSEVLTRVIAFREGLEALGWIENRNIRIEHRYTGGDLGRIRAYATELVRSAPDLIVGSGTPITAALKEATSTIPIVFNLVNDPVGQGFVASLSRPGGNITGFTFIDFLLIGKWMEMIKEIAPGVRHVALIFNPDTTPFYPAFLRELEAARTSLALELSASPVHDEAEVEAAITALAREPGGALIVAPDAFINNHRRVVITLTERRRLPAIYGFRQFTAEGALISYGPNTADIVRRSAGYVDRILKGERPADLPVQAPTKYELVINLKTAKALGIAPAPELLARAAGVIQ